The region GCACCCGTTTCTCGCGAGCGACAGAGAGCCTGTCGGCCTCGGCTGTTTACAACGCCTCGTCGAACGCCGCCTGCAGGTCCGCCTTCATGTCGTCGATATGCTCGATGCCGACGCTGACGCGGATGAGGCCGTCGGTCAGTCCGGCCGCGAGGCGCTCCTCCTTCGGGATCGCCGCGTGAGTCATCGTTGCCGGCTGCTCGATGAGGCTCTCGACACCGCCCAGTGACTCCGCGAGGGTGAACACCGTGGTCTCCGAGACGGCCGTGCGAGCCTGCTCCAGCGTCCCGTCGAGTTCGAAGCTGAGCATGCCGCCGAAGTCATCCATCTGCTCGCTGGCCAGCTCGTGGTCCGGGTGACTCTCGAGGCCGGGGTAGTAGACACGGTCCACTGCCTCATGGGCCTCGAGCCAGCTTGCGAGTTCCTTCGTGTTCTCGCAGTGCCGGTCCATCCGGACGGGCAGAGTCTTGGTCCCGCGGAGGACGAGGAAGCAGTCAAACGGCGAAGGCGTGGCGCCCACGGAGTTCTGGTAGAAGCCGATCTCTTCGTCGAGTTCCTGGTCGTCGGTGACCAGCGCGCCACCGACCACGTCGGAGTGCCCGCCGAGATATTTGGTGAGCGAGTGGCTCACGATGTCAGCGCCGTATTCAAGTGGGCGCTGGAGTGCGGGCGTCGCGAACGTGTTGTCGACGGCCGAGAGCGCGCTGTACTCATCGGCGATGTCGGTCAGCGCGTCGATGTCGTTGATGTTCATCAGCGGGTTCGTCGGCGTCTCGACCCACAGCAGTTCGGTGTTTTCCTGCATCGCGTCGCGCACCGCATCGTGGTCCGTCGTGTCGACGAAATCGAACTCGAGGTCGTACTTCTCGTAGACCTGCGTGAAGATGCGGTGGGTGCCGCCGTAGACGTCGTCACCGGCAACAACGTGGTCCCCCGCCTCAAGCAGATTGAGGACGGTGTTGATCGAGCCCATGCCGGAGGAGAACGCTCGCCCAAACTGGCCGCCTTCGAGCGCTGCGAGATTGTCTTCCAAGTCAGTTCGCGTCGGGTTGCCCGTCCGGGAGTACTCGTAGCCGGTGTGCTCGCCTGGGGCGTCCTGTTTGTACGTAGAGTTCGCGAAGATGGGCGTCATCAGCGCGCCCGTCTCCTCGTCGGGTTCCTGGCCAGCGTGGATAGCCCGCGTCTCGATACGCTCGTGGTCGTGGGCAGCGTCGTCGGTCATGGCCGATACTGGGAGTGGTGGGGGCGTTATTGTTCCGCTTTCGGCAGGGGGTGTGGAGTATCTCGTCCGTGTGAGCCGGCGGCGCTCGGCGGTCGAGAACGCACCATTTATACGCTGAGCACCAGTAGCCCTCCACAAGACAATGCCGAGCTCCAACGGCCCCTACACTGGAACCCGGAACAAGCTCTCGAACCACCCCCGCGATCGAGGGACCTCGCCGCCCCAGCGCGCCATCGCCGAGTACGACGAGGGGCAGAAAGTTCACCTGACCATCGACCCGTCCGTGCGTGACGGCCAGTTCCACCCGCGCTTCAACGGCCACACCGGCGAAGTGGTTGGCAAGCAGGGCGCTGCGTTCAAGGTCGAAATCAACGACGGCGGCAAGACCAAGATGCTCATCGTCAAGGCGGCCCACCTGCGCGCGCAGGAGGAGTAGGATGACGATATTCAAAGAGAAAGTCAGCGAGGAGTACCTCACCGCCTCCGAGGTAAAGGCGGAGCTGCAGGCGGTCGAAGAGCAGCGCGCGGTCGACGACGACCGCGATCTGCGCTACGAGCTTGCCCGCGCCATCGAGCACGTGAACCGGTTTGCGCTGCTCGGCGCCGAGGAATCCCGCGAGCTTGTGGGCCGGCTGGAGGAAGTGGAACAGGTCAACGAGGCGACCGCCCACAAGATTGCGGACCTGCTCCCGCGTGACCGCGACGAGCTCCGAACCATCTACGCCCAGGAGCGCTACACGCTCTCGGGCGAGGAGCTCGACGAGATTCTCAACATCGTCGCCGAGTACGCCTGACCGCGTTCCGGCGGCTGCTCTCCTGACCCCGGAGCGACGGCGTCACACACCGGGCCACGGCTTAAGTATCACCGCGGCATAGCGTATCCATGACTGATACGGACGGCGAACCCGCGTCGGCAGCCGATGCTGGGGACGACGCCCCCGACGAGCCCGAGGAGTACGCGGTAGTGCTCGACCACCTGCCGTACGGTCGCCCCGACGACGACCGGCCACAGCACCAGAAGCCCGAGATCGCCTACGCGGTCGGCGAGGGCCGGTTCGACCTGTTCGAACTCACACTCACTGACGACGCCGACGTGAGCATCGGCGACCGACTCGTCGTCGCCCCGGAGGCAGACCGCGACGTGGTCAGCCGCTACCGCGAAATCGGCTACGAGGACCTCTCCCGCGGCGCCGAGCAGGAACTCGACTACGTCGTCGAGGAAATTATCGATCGCCACGAACAGCGGTTCCTCGATTACTTCAACGACGCACAGCCGCTCACGCTCCGGCTCCACCAGCTCAACATCCTGCCGGGCATCGGCGAGAAGCTGCGCAACGACATCCTGGACAGCCGGAAGTACGACGGCCCCTTCGAGCGGTTCGAGGAGTTAGAAGAGCGCATCTCCGGGCTCCACGACCCGAAGGGGACCGTCGTCGACCGAATTCTGGAGGAACTGCGTGAGGAAGAAGAGATCAAGTACCGCGCCTTCACCAACGACTGACCCCGACGAACAGTCCAGAGCGCGGGGTTTAACGCCGCCCCGCCGGTAACAGCTTCAAATGACCGCGCCGGAGCCCGCTCGCGACCCCGATGCCCTCATCCGCCGCGCCAAGCGCGGAAACCCGGAGTTCGACCAACACTACCTCGTCGACGACCGTGTTCTGGACCGCCTCACTGGCTACCTCCCCGAGGGCACCGACCGCTCGCACCTGCTCGAAATCGGCGGCGGGACGGGCGCGCTGACGGACCGCCTGCTCGCGGCCGGGGACCATGTGACGGTGGTCGAGCGCGACTCCGATCTCGCTGCATTCCTCCGAAAAGAGTTTGCTGAGGACATCGACGCTGGCAGGCTCGACGTTATCGAAGGCGACGCACTCGACGTCGACCTGCCGGAGTTCACTGCCAGCGTCTCGAACCTCCCATACGGTGTCTCCTCGGAGATCGCGTTCCAACTCCTCCCCGAGAAGAAGCCGCTCGTGCTGATGTTCCAGAAGGAGTTCGCCGAGCGGATGGTCGCCGCGCCCGGCGAGGACGACTACGGCCGGCTCTCGGTCTCGGCCCAGCATTATGCCGATGTGGAGCTGGTCGAGCACGTCCCGAAGGAGGCGTTCGACCCGCAGCCGTCCGTCGAGAGCGCGGTCGTGCGCTGTACCCCACGAGACCCCGACTACGAGGTGGTAGACGAGGCGTTCTTCCTGCGATTCGTGAAGGCGCTGTTCACCCAACGCCGGAAGACGATGCGGAACGCCATTCGGAACACCGGACACATCTCCGGATTGGATGACCCCGATGCCGTCGTCGACTCAGCCGAGGAGCCGCTGATGAGCAAACGTGCGGGCAACGTCACGCCCGCTCAGTTCGCCGAACTGGCCGCGTTGGCCGCCGAAGTCGACCCGGCTGTCGGCGCCGAGTTCGGCGAGGATGGGTAGGTGCCGGGGCATTACCCGCTCAGCGACATGATTCAGGCCATTTTCAGCGGCATCGCGATGCAGTTGCTGGCGACGGCGTTGGCGCTATTGGTGCTCGTCGGCGTGGGCGTCGGCGTTCAGGCACTGGGCCCGCGGTTGAAGCAACGACTCGACAACGCGCTGGTGGAGTCGCTTCAGGCGGGCTTCCTGTCAGTGTTCACGGCCGCCGTGGGACTCTTCCTCATTTCTGTGTGGCGGGCCGGCGGCCTCGTCGAGCGTGGGTTCCGGGAGATCGACCCGGACTCGAGAACCATCGTCGCGGCGGTGCTGAGCATCGCGGTGGCCGCGGCCGCCTACGCGCTCACGCGGGTGACGAAGAACACCATCCGACGGCTCTCCCAGCAACGCGGTGCCATCACCAACCACCAGCAGCAGGTGGGTCACCACCTCGTGCAGCTGTTCGTCTCCGTGCTCGCCGGGCTGGTCGTGCTGGGCATCTGGGGCGTCGATCCCGGCGACCTGCTGCTCGGCGCCGGCGTCGCGACGGTGATGGTCGGGCTGGCGGCACGGCAGACACTTGGCGCCGTCCTCGCGGGCTTCGTCGTGCTGTTCTCTCGCCCGTTCGAACTCGGGGATTGGGTCATCATCAACGACAACGAGGGGGTCGTCACCGACATCAGCATCGTCAACACCCAAATCCGGACGTTCGACGAGGAGTACGTGATGATTCCGAACGACCTCGTCACCGACACGGAGGTGACCAACCGCTCGCGGAAGGGTCGGCTCCGGTTGGAGACCGACGTGGGCGTCGATTACGACACCGAGATCGCTCGGGCCCGTGAGATTGCGACGGACGCGATGGCCGAGACCGACACGCCGATGGAGCGCCCGGACCCCCACGTCGTGCTCTCGGAGTTCGGCGGCTCGAGCGTGGTGCTCCGCCTGCGCTACTACATCGACACCCCCAGCGCCCGCAAGATGTGGAAGGCTCGGACGGAGGTCATCACCGCGGTGAAAGACGCCTTCGCCGAGGAGAACATCAAAATCCCGTTCCCCCAGCGCGAACTCTCTGGGCGGCAGGAGGCCGGAGGACTGACGGTTTCTGGCGTGGGTGCGCGAACGGAGGCAACGGACGAGAACGATGAACGGGTCGAGCGAAACCCTGAATCGGAGGCCGACGAATGACCGGCGGCGAGAGCCTCGCGGAACGCCGCGGTCTCGAGACGAACGTCTATCAGCCCGCAGAGGACTCTGGGCTGCTGGCCGACGCCGCGGTGGAGTTCGCCCGCGGCCGCGTCCTCGAGGTGGGCACCGGCTCAGGCTGGGTCGCCGAGCAGGTGGCCAAGACGGGCGACGCCGAGCGGGTGGTCGTCAGCGACCTGAACCCTCACGCCTGCCGGTCGGCTCAGGAGCGCGGCCTCGAAGCAGTTCGCGGGAACCTGCTCGCCCCCTTTGTGGGGGGCAGCTTCGAGACGGTGCTGTTCAATCCGCCCTACCTCCCGACGGACCCGGACAACGAGTGGGACGACTGGATGGAGCATGCGCTCTCGGGCGGCGAAAGCGGGCGAGAGCTCATCGTGCCGTTCCTCGAGGACCTGGAGCGGGTGCTCGCGACGGGCGGGCAGGCGCTGTTGCTCGTCTCCTCGCTGACGGGCTACGATGAGGTCGTGGACCTGATTGGGCAGGCGGGGTTCACGCACGAAGAAGTCCGGCAGGAGTCCTACCCGTTCGAGACGCTCTCAATCTTGCGGCTGACAGAGTTCCGGCTCTGTAGGTAGCGGCGTCGCTCAGGGAGTGAGGAATGTTGCGAGGGAAGAGCGCTCCGTGGAGCGTCTTCCTGCATGTCCGGCGCGTGGTTGCACACCGTACCTCGGCGGCATCGCCGCTTCGGTATCGAGGCCGGTCGGCCTCGGGCCATGCGAGGGAAGGGATTTGAACCACGGTCGCAGCAAGCTGCTCCCTGATTCAAACCCTTCGTGTGCATCTTCCGTCGCGTTCCCCGCGCCGATGCGGTGTGAGTGACGGGATTTGAACCACGGTCGCAGCAAGCTGCTCCCTGATTCAAACCCTTCGTGTGCATCTTCCGTCGCGTTCCCCGCGCCGATGCGATGTGAGTGACGGGATTTGAACCACGGTCGCAGCAAGCTGCTCCCTGATTCAAACCCTTCGTGTGCATCTTCCGTCGCGCTGCGCACGCCGATGCGATGCAAGTGACAGGATTGGAACCCTTGGACCACCGGAAGGAACAGATCGAGGCCAGTCATTCTCTCTAATCGTCATTGCCACTCTTCGTGAGTGAGGAATGTTGCGAGGGAAGAGCGCTCTGTGGAGCGTCTTCCTGCATGTCCGGCGCGTGGTTGCACACCGTACCTCGGCGGCGTCGCCTCGGTATCGAGGCCGGTCGGCCTCGGGCCATGCGAGGGAAGGGATTTGAACCCTTGGACCTCTACAGGAGCGGATCTTGAGTCCGCCGCGTTTTCCAGGCTTTGCTACCCTCGCACGCATCCCCTCGAAATCACCGGGCAGAGTTGAACCCACCGGTTCGGTCACCGCTACTTTCACGCCAATCGCGCCCGTCTGTTCAGGAAATGGACGACCACACCCGCGACCCCGGCGTCGCACCGCCGCTGGGGAACCCGACCGGGTGGCGCGCCGACCGCCGCTGGGAGCACGCCACCCTCCGGCGCGCGGTCGAACACGGTATCAGGCTCTACAACGCCGACGCGTTCCACGAGTCCCACGACTGCTTCGAGGTGGAGTGGTACAACTACGGAAGCGGCACGACCGAGAGCGCGTTTCTCCACGGAATGGTACAGGTTGCTGCGGGGGCGTACAAGCGGTTCGACTTCGAGAACGACGACGGAATGTGCAGCCTCTTTGAGACCGCCCTCCAGTATCTGAACGGCGTCCCGGAGGATTTTTACGGCGTCGATGTCGCCGACGTGCGGCGGACACTCCAGGCCGCCCTCGACGAGCCATCTGCTATCGACGACTGGCAGCTCACCCTCGATGACCACCAACCCGAGGCGTACCCTGCCGACTACGAGTACGCGGAGGGACTCGGTTGATTCCGCCCGAGCGAGTCGCTGCCGCGGAGGATGCAAAACGGCGCGTGCTGGCGACGGCCACGGAGACACGCTTCGGTACGTTCGTCCACGACGCAACCCACGAGCGGCGCATCGCGGCCACGCAGTTGCTCGATGCCGAACTGCCGAGCCACACCGGCCAGAGCCCCTCACGCCAATCGCCCGAAGGGGCAGGTATCACCGGGGATACGACCGTCCAAGCGCTGCTGGAACGGCTCGACTCACTCTACGAGCGACTCGGGTTCGACCACCGCGTGGTCTCGGGTGTCGGTCAGGAGACCTTCGCCAGGCTCGCGCCCGCACTGACGGACCGGGGCTACGAGCGGGAACGCTACTGGGCACTCGTCCCGCACCGCCACGAGCCCAGTGGACAGCATGAGGAGCTCCGAATCGAGGCGAACCCACACGGGAGTGAGGATGCCAATGCGGTCCACGAGGCGGTCGGTCGGGACCCCGGTGCTGTCTCCTCCGCCGCCGACGTGGCCCATGCGCTCGACGGCACGGAGTTGGTCGGCTACCGGGGAGGCAAGCCAGTGAGTGTCGCAGGATGGTACGTTCACGGTGACGGCGCGGACGCCGTTGCACGGTACACCCACGTCGGAACCCACCCTGATGTCTCGGGTGAGGGCGTGGGGACCGCGATGCTCAGCGCCGTCGTCGAGTAGTGTCCGCTTCCGCAAAACCGCCAGGTCGTCTGTGCAACTGAGGCCAACACAGGCTTCTACGAGAGGCAGGGGTTCACCCGGAACAATCACCTCTGGCGGTTCGCGAAACTCCCCTGAGCCGCCCCACTCGGGTCGGCACCCACAGCCCCGACCCGCAGGCACTTTGTCCTGCCCCGTCTCAGTCTGGGTATGCACGACCGCGATCTTCTCTTCGCCCTCTCGGCCGCACAGGGCCCCGTCGGCTACGAGGACGAGCCCCGAACCGTCGTTCGCGAGGCCCTGGAGCCGGCCGTTGACCGTCTCGAGACCGACGCAATGGGCAACGTCATCGGCACCGTGGAGGGACCCTCCACGAGCAGCCGGACGCAGTCCGGCGATACCGTCGAGGGAAGTTCGGACCGCGAAGTCGTCGTCGCCGCCCACATGGACGAAATCGGCTTCATGGTGACCCGGATCACCGACGACGGCTTCCTCCAACTCGACTCCCTCGGCGGGTGGAACGCCCAAATCCTGCGGGCCCAGCCCGTCACCGTCCACACGGCGGACGGAACCCTCCCGGGCGTCATCGGCGCCGAACCCGCACACACCCGCGACGAAGACGACCTTGAGGATATCGACGACCTCGCGGTCGACCTCGGCCTCGACGGTGACGACGCAGCAGAGCGAGTCAGCGTCGGCGACGTAGTCACGCTCGATACCCAGCCCCGTGAGCTCGGAAACTGCGTGACCGGGAAGGCGCTGGACGACCGAGCAGGCGTCTACGCGATGATCGCGGCCGCTCGCGAGGCCGAGCCTGACGCGACAGTCCACTACTGTGCGACCGTCCAAGAGGAGGTCGGCCTGCGCGGCGCACGTGCCATCGCCACGGGCGAGGAGTTCGACCCCGACCTCGTCATCGCGCTGGACGGCACGCTCGAGCGGAGCGTTCCCGGCGTGGCCCCGGAGGACCGGATCACCACGCTCGGTGACGGCGTCGGCATCAAACGCAAAGACGCCTCCGTCATTCCGAGCCCGGACGTGGTGGCGTGGCTAACCGCCATTGCCGAGGACAAGGGAATCGAGCACCAGCGCGAGGTGGCCTGGAACATCGGCACCGACACCGGGTCACTCCAGTTCGAGGGGGGCGCCGTCGCCTCGGGAGCACTGTCGGTCCCAGTTCGCTACCACCACTCTCCGGTTGAGACGGCCCACCGAGAGGACCTGAACGCCACGGTCGACCTGCTGGCGGCCGCAGTGTCTCGAACGGCAGAGTTCTCGACGTAAGCCCCGGACGGCGCGCCAGGCGAATGCCGATTGCTTCTTCAGCACCCACCGTCTCTCACGGAGTATGCAGATTCATCAGTTGGGTGAGGGCCAGCCTGAGCTGGCCATTGTCGCCGGGATCCACGGCGACGAGCCTTGCGGCGTCCGGGCAGTCGAGCGCATTCTGGAGGAAGCACCCGAGGTCAAGCGGCCGGTGAAGTTCATCATCGCCAACGAGGAAGCGCTGGCGGCTGGCGAGCGGTTCCTCGAGGAGGACCTCAACCGCGCGTTCCCGGGCGATCCTGACGGTACCCACGAATCGCGGCTCGCCCACGACCTCGCGCGGGAGGTCCAGGGCTGTACCGTCCTGGCACTCCACTCGACGCAGTCCTACGCCGAGCCAATCGTGGTTATCGACACCGTCGACGAGATTGCGCGCTCGCTCGCGCCGCGACTCCCCGCCGAGGTACTCATCGAGACCGACGAACACACCGACGGCCGGCTCATCGAGCACGCCCACACCATCGAGGTGGAGTGTGGGCTCCAGGGCAGCGAGCAGGCCGCTGAGAACGCCTACTGGCTGGTGCAGGCGTTCCTCTCGGCCTCGAACGTGCTGGCGGCGCCGACCTCCGACGAGCGGCTGGCGGCGCCCGAACGGAGCGAGGTCCGTGTGTTCCGGCTGGATGGCCCCATTCCCAAACCGCCGGGCCGGGAGTACGAGGTGGTCGTCCCGAACTTCGAGAAGGTGGGGGCCGGCGAACGGTTCGCCGTCGCCGACGGGAACGCGCTGACAGCCAACGAGCCGTTCTACCCGGTGTTGCTCTCCGCAGATGGGTACGACGACATCTTCGGCTACGCCGCGACGACAGCTGGCAGCCTGGATTGAGATCCTCCCCGCCGTCCCGGCGCTGTCGACGGTTCGGTACGTTTATCTCCGGCAGCGGACTCTTCCCGTGCATGAGTGGACGCCCGCTCGACGTTCTCGAAGAGTCGCTCGAAGAGCCCGTGACGGTTCACCTGAAAGACGGTGACGCCTTCTACGGAACGCTCTCGGGCTACGACCAGCATATGAACGTCGTGCTCGAAGCCGCCGACGCCACCGATGCCACCGACGCCGAGCTCGACCAGCTCGACGTTGAGGAAGTGGACAACACAACGATTATCCGTGGCGACAACGTCATTTCGATAACTCTATGACCGGCGCAGGAACGCCCAGCCAGGGGAAGAAGAACAACACGACGCACACGAAGTGCCGTCGCTGCGGCGAGAAATCCTACCACACCAAGAAAAAGGAGTGCTCGTCGTGCGGCTTCGGGAAGTCGTCGAAACAGCGCAGCTACTCGTGGCAGTCGAAGAACGGCGACCACTAAGCTCTCTCTGCGGCCGCTTCTGTCTTCGTGAGCGACGCGGGTGCGTCGCCGACACAATTGACTCGGGAGCGCTCGCTCTGTGCGGCAACGCAGCCTGTTGCACGAACGTGTATCAAAGAGCTGTGTTGAACTCGAGATAGCGCACGATAGCGAGGATTTTTAGTCGTCCGAGTCGGAGACGCAGGTATGGATACGGGTCCGGCCGAGGGGCCGACCGGCAGCGCCGGGATGACGGAGAAATGCGGCGTCGTCGGCGTCGCCCTCGAAGATCGCGGGGCCGCACACCCCTGTTACTACGGGCTCTACGCGCTCCAGCACCGCGGCCAGGAGTCCGCGGGCATCGTCACCCACGACGGGTTCCAGCAGCACGACCACGTCGAGATGGGACTGGTGGGTGAGGCGTTCGACGAGGCGGACATCGAGGCGCTCCAGGGTTCGACCGGCGTCGGCCACGTTCGCTACCCCACCGCGGGCAGCGTCGACAAGGCCTGTGCCCAGCCGTTCACGGTCTCCTTCCGATCTGGCTCGCTCGCGCTGTCCCACAACGGGAACCTCGTGAACGCAAACGAGATTCGCGACGAACTCGCCGCCGAGGGCCACGCGTTCACCTCCGACGGCGACACCGAAGTCATCGCCCACGACCTCGCGCGCAACCTCCTCGACGCCGATCTCGTTCGGGCTGTCAAGCGGACGATGGAGCGCATCCACGGCTCCTACGCACTGACGGTGATGCACGACGAGACCGTTCTCGGCGTCCGGGACCCGCAAGGCAATCGTCCGCTCTGTCTCGGGAAACTGGACGACGGCTACGTGCTGGCATCCGAATCGGCGGCCATCGACACGCTCGGCGGCGAGCTCATCCGGGACGTGAAGCCGGGCGAACTCGTCCTGCTCGAACCCGATGGCTCGGGCTACGACAGCTACCAGCTGATCGAGCAACCCAACACTGCTCACTGTTTCTTCGAACACGTCTACTTCGCGCGGCCGGACTCGGTCATCGACGACTCACTGGTCTACGACACTCGGCGTGGGCTGGGCGCGCGGCTCTGGGAAGAGTCCGGTGTCGAGAGCGACGTGGTGATGCCGGTCCCCGACTCCGGTCGAGCGTTCGCCGCGGGCTACGCCGACGCCGCCGCGGCGGACCTCGGCGACGCGCCGGAATTCGCGGAGGGGCTGATGAAGAACCGCTACGTCGGCCGCACGTTCATCATGCCGAGTCAGGACCAGCGCGAGCAGGCGGTCCGGCTCAAGCTCAACCCCATCCGCTCGACGGTCGAGGGCAAATCAGTCACCCTCATCGACGACAGCATCGTCCGGGGAACGACCTCGACGCAGCTGGTCGCGCTGCTGAAGGAAGCCGGCGCCGAAGAAGTCCACCTGCGAATCGGGGCACCCCCCATCATCGCGCCCTGCTACATGGGCATCGACATGGCGTCCAGAGAGGAGCTCATCGCCGCCGGCGGCGATTCCGAAGCCGTTCGCGCGGCCGTCAACGCCGACTCGCTTTCGTACCTGAGCGTGGACGGCGTGGCGGAGGTGCTGGGCGAGTCCCGCACAGACCTCTGTCTGGGCTGTGTGACTGGGGAGTACCCCTACGACATCGACGGGGAGACAGCCGACCGCGAGGTCAAGCGCCCCGATATCGACGGGGCATTGGCCGACGACTGACCTGGAAGAAGTTTTTCAGAGCCAGCCAACGTCGAGCTATGCATCGATGCTCGCCGACGCCGGCGATGACGACACGACAGGAACGGCTGGCGGGAGCGGACTCAAACGACCACGTAGATGAGTAGATAGACCACGACGCCGAGCGCGAACGAGATCGCCCAGAGCGGCGCCGCAATTCGGCCCACGCGGCGGTGGTTCGTCAACGGAATGTCGGCGACGGGGTGGCTCCACGCGAGCAGGAGCGTGTAGAACAGCAGCGGGACACAGACCACCGCGAGCGTGATGTGGACTCCGAGAATCGCGTTGTAGGCCGTCTCCAGGGCCCTCGTCGCGGGGAACGGCGTCGGCCCGATGAGCGCGACACGGTAGAGATAGCCCACGAGGAACACCGCGAAGAGGCCGAACGCCGAGCCCATGAGCTTTCGGTGGCGTTCGACGTTCCCCTCGCGGATGGCGCGAACGCCGACGATGATGACGACGAGGGCGACCAGACTAACGACTGCGTTGAGGTGTGGGATTGCGTCGACGACGAAATCGGGTGCGCGTGGCAGCAGCGCCGCCGGAATCACGCGGAGCGCCGCGGCGAAAACGAGTGTGAGCGACACCACAGAGAGCGCCGCCGCCGTCGCGAGGACGTGTTCACGGACGCGGGCACGGAGCGTCATGGGCGGTTCTGGGACCCGCCTGAGGTTAAACGCCGGGTGTCGCGGCCTGGAAGCGCCGCCGCCGGGACCGTGCGAGGGCGCCGACCCAGTGGAGGCGAAAGGCAAGGGTTTTACTGAACCCGCCGGTACGATACTCTGCAGAGAGCCAGCGTGCGTGGGTAGCCAAGCTAGGCCAACGGCGCAGCGTTGAGGGCGCTGTCCTGTAGAGGTCCGCCGGTTCAAATCCGGTCCCACGCACTGTATCCGAGACGGCATCGCCGTCAAGGGACGCGGGGCAACCACCTCGTGACACAGTGCGGGTGCTCGTCCACTGGACAGCACCCACGCATATCCTTCCGACCGCCACACTCCGAGCGTTCGCTCTGTGTTGTCGAGTCGTTCCGAGAGAGCGGCAGCGCTACGCAATTAGGTCATCGCTGACCACCAGCACAGTAAGCAGGCGTCAGCAAGCGCCTCGGTTCACGCGTCAGCGTCGAAAGAAAACGGAACTGGAGTGTGTCGAGAGACGGGTTGGCTGCCGTTCAGCCGAGTCGTCTGTTCGATGCGACTCGACGTTCAGCCGAGTCGTCTGTTCGATGCGACTCGACGTTCAGCCGAGTCGTCTGTTCGATGCGACTCGACGTTCAGCCGAGTCGTCTGTTCGATGCGACTCGACGTTCAGCCGAAGAGTTCGCCGAGGCCTTCCCCGGACTCCTCTTCGTCTTCGTCTTCGTCGTCGTCATCCTCGTCAGCGGCCTCCGCCTCGTCGGCGGATTCCTCGCCGCCTTCGTCCTCGTCACCACCATCGTCAGCGCCACCGGCGGCGCCGCCGGCAGCCCCACCGCCCGCGGCGGGCGCAGCGGCAGCCGTCTCGATAGCGTCCTCGATGTCGACGTCCTCCAGCGCGGCGACAAGCGCCTTAACGCGGGACTGCTCGACGTCGACCCCGGCCGCTTCGAGCACGGCCGTGATGTTCTCCTCGTTGATCTCCTCGCCCGATTCGTTCAGCGTGAGTGCAGCGTAAACGTATTCCATTGTAAGTTACCCGAACATGGCGCCGAGACCATCGCCTGCGTCGTCGCCATCGTCGTCGGAGTCGTCGGAGTCGTCCTCCGGCTCCGCAGCGTCGGCGTCGGCGTCGGCATCCTCGGCGGCCGAATCTTCTTCGTCGTCCTGTGCGTCG is a window of halophilic archaeon DL31 DNA encoding:
- a CDS encoding amidophosphoribosyltransferase (TIGRFAM: Amidophosphoribosyl transferase~KEGG: htu:Htur_2658 amidophosphoribosyltransferase~PFAM: Glutamine amidotransferase, class-II; Phosphoribosyltransferase) gives rise to the protein MDTGPAEGPTGSAGMTEKCGVVGVALEDRGAAHPCYYGLYALQHRGQESAGIVTHDGFQQHDHVEMGLVGEAFDEADIEALQGSTGVGHVRYPTAGSVDKACAQPFTVSFRSGSLALSHNGNLVNANEIRDELAAEGHAFTSDGDTEVIAHDLARNLLDADLVRAVKRTMERIHGSYALTVMHDETVLGVRDPQGNRPLCLGKLDDGYVLASESAAIDTLGGELIRDVKPGELVLLEPDGSGYDSYQLIEQPNTAHCFFEHVYFARPDSVIDDSLVYDTRRGLGARLWEESGVESDVVMPVPDSGRAFAAGYADAAAADLGDAPEFAEGLMKNRYVGRTFIMPSQDQREQAVRLKLNPIRSTVEGKSVTLIDDSIVRGTTSTQLVALLKEAGAEEVHLRIGAPPIIAPCYMGIDMASREELIAAGGDSEAVRAAVNADSLSYLSVDGVAEVLGESRTDLCLGCVTGEYPYDIDGETADREVKRPDIDGALADD
- a CDS encoding protein of unknown function DUF420 (PFAM: Protein of unknown function DUF420~KEGG: hmu:Hmuk_2094 protein of unknown function DUF420): MTLRARVREHVLATAAALSVVSLTLVFAAALRVIPAALLPRAPDFVVDAIPHLNAVVSLVALVVIIVGVRAIREGNVERHRKLMGSAFGLFAVFLVGYLYRVALIGPTPFPATRALETAYNAILGVHITLAVVCVPLLFYTLLLAWSHPVADIPLTNHRRVGRIAAPLWAISFALGVVVYLLIYVVV
- a CDS encoding 50S ribosomal protein L12P (KEGG: hla:Hlac_2533 50S ribosomal protein L12P~TIGRFAM: 50S ribosomal protein L12P~PFAM: Ribosomal protein 60S); translated protein: MEYVYAALTLNESGEEINEENITAVLEAAGVDVEQSRVKALVAALEDVDIEDAIETAAAAPAAGGGAAGGAAGGADDGGDEDEGGEESADEAEAADEDDDDEDEDEEESGEGLGELFG